A region from the Terriglobales bacterium genome encodes:
- a CDS encoding amidohydrolase family protein: MITDCHIHIAPMEQFKPSAMAAMEKERRNWPQILEFCRSPKTFLKHLDKVGVDRAVLINYVAPEVIGFTPEVNPWIAKYVQEDPKRLIACGSLHPRHTQNVLADVEQIVRLGIRMIKVHPPHQLLYPNDYLNGVKELEILYRAAEANGIPVMVHTGTSIFPGARNKFGDPIYVDDVAVDFPKLKILLAHGGRPLWMHTAFFLVRRHPNVYLDISGIPPKALVKYFPRLEEIAEKTLFGTDWPGPGVPDMQKNLADFRALPLSPATREQILSKTALSIWPA; this comes from the coding sequence CCACATCCACATCGCGCCCATGGAGCAGTTCAAGCCCTCGGCCATGGCGGCCATGGAGAAGGAGCGCCGCAACTGGCCCCAGATCCTGGAGTTCTGCCGCTCGCCCAAGACCTTCCTCAAGCACCTGGACAAAGTGGGCGTCGACCGCGCCGTGCTCATCAACTATGTCGCCCCCGAGGTCATCGGCTTCACCCCTGAGGTCAATCCCTGGATCGCGAAATACGTGCAGGAGGACCCCAAGCGCCTGATCGCCTGTGGCAGCCTGCATCCGCGGCATACCCAGAATGTGCTGGCCGACGTGGAGCAGATCGTGCGCCTGGGCATCCGCATGATCAAGGTGCACCCGCCCCACCAGTTGCTCTATCCCAACGATTACCTCAACGGGGTGAAGGAATTGGAGATCCTCTACCGCGCCGCCGAGGCCAACGGCATCCCGGTGATGGTGCACACCGGGACCTCGATCTTTCCCGGGGCGCGCAACAAGTTCGGCGACCCCATCTACGTGGATGACGTGGCCGTGGACTTCCCCAAGCTGAAGATCCTGCTGGCCCACGGCGGCCGCCCCCTGTGGATGCACACCGCCTTCTTCCTGGTGCGGCGGCACCCCAACGTCTACTTGGACATCAGCGGCATCCCGCCGAAGGCGCTGGTCAAGTACTTCCCACGGCTGGAAGAGATCGCGGAGAAGACGCTGTTCGGGACCGACTGGCCCGGCCCCGGCGTCCCCGACATGCAGAAGAACCTCGCCGACTTCCGCGCCCTGCCGCTCTCTCCCGCGACCCGGGAGCAGATTCTCTCCAAGACGGCGCTTTCCATCTGGCCGGCCTAG